From Candidatus Methylomirabilota bacterium, one genomic window encodes:
- a CDS encoding ABC transporter ATP-binding protein: MRPLLTVESLETHFATNQGILRAVDGVSFTIDRGEVLGLVGESGCGKSVTSLSIMRLVPPPGRIAGGKVLFEGEDLLAKDGEAMRRVRGARIAMVFQEPMTSLNPVFSIGDQIASTILAHSGGKREAWARVEAMLELVQIPSPRQRARDYPHQLSGGLRQRAMIAMALASGPALLIADEPTTALDVTIQAQILDLLRRLQAERGMAVLLITHDLGVVAELCHRVAVIYGGRIVELAPVASLFARPIHPYTRGLLQCLPHPSRFGQPLASIEGVPPDLRKGGAGCRFAPRCAYAVASCRREEPALEEREPGHFVACPVVT; this comes from the coding sequence GTGCGGCCCCTCCTCACCGTCGAGAGCCTCGAGACACATTTCGCGACGAACCAGGGCATACTGCGCGCCGTCGATGGCGTGAGCTTCACGATCGACCGCGGCGAGGTGCTGGGACTGGTGGGCGAGTCGGGCTGCGGGAAGAGCGTGACCTCGCTGTCGATCATGCGGCTCGTTCCGCCGCCGGGGCGCATCGCGGGGGGGAAGGTCCTCTTCGAAGGTGAAGATCTCCTCGCCAAGGATGGGGAGGCCATGCGGCGCGTGCGAGGCGCGCGGATCGCCATGGTGTTCCAGGAGCCGATGACGTCGCTGAACCCCGTGTTTTCGATCGGCGACCAGATCGCCTCGACCATCCTTGCGCACAGCGGCGGCAAGCGGGAGGCGTGGGCGCGCGTGGAAGCGATGCTCGAGCTGGTCCAGATCCCGTCGCCGCGCCAGCGGGCTCGCGACTACCCGCACCAGCTCTCCGGGGGGCTGCGCCAGCGTGCCATGATCGCGATGGCGCTGGCCTCGGGGCCCGCGCTCCTGATCGCCGACGAGCCGACCACGGCGCTGGACGTCACCATCCAGGCGCAGATCCTCGACCTCCTGCGACGGCTCCAGGCGGAGCGAGGCATGGCGGTGCTCCTGATCACCCACGACCTCGGGGTCGTCGCTGAGCTCTGCCACCGCGTCGCCGTGATCTATGGCGGGCGCATCGTCGAGCTCGCGCCGGTGGCAAGCCTTTTCGCCCGGCCGATCCATCCCTACACGCGCGGGCTGCTCCAGTGCCTGCCCCATCCGAGCCGCTTCGGCCAGCCGCTCGCGTCCATCGAGGGCGTGCCGCCCGATCTCCGCAAGGGAGGAGCGGGCTGCCGCTTCGCCCCGCGTTGCGCCTACGCCGTCGCGAGCTGCCGCCGCGAAGAGCCCGCGCTCGAGGAGCGGGAGCCGGGGCACTTCGTGGCCTGCCCGGTCGTGACGTGA